The following are encoded together in the Colius striatus isolate bColStr4 chromosome 5, bColStr4.1.hap1, whole genome shotgun sequence genome:
- the LOC133625466 gene encoding uncharacterized protein LOC133625466, whose protein sequence is MEKGIQYLRELAVLEMIYNEHPPIDPDEVRCTQSMWRKFLRSASPLYASSLAVIWREDKGQTVEEIAAQLWQYEESLSSSLQACFSALEELSQNFQQFKEDMSHLLPARAHRSRHPFVQEREYRGYIPQDAPWFYSQGQGENMSKWDRPPTPAPRARVQELWGETLERSNSAWKNAAPVSTEQLSRQDRRVDFNSDPLKGLIAFSHKK, encoded by the coding sequence atggagaaaggtatccagtacctgagagaattagctgtgctggaaatgatttataatgaaCATCCACCCATAGACCCAGACGAAGTCCGGTGCACGCAATctatgtggcgaaagttcctacgaagtgcatCACCACTTTATGCCAGttcattggcagtcatctgGAGAGAAGACAAGGGGCAAACGGTGGAGGAAATAGCTGCTCAGCtttggcaatatgaagaaagcctgtcttcctccctacaggcttGCTTCTCAGCTCTAGAGGAACTGTCACAGAACTTCCAGCAATTCAAAGAAGACATGTCCCATCTTCTACCTGCCCGAGCCCATAGGAGTAGGCACCCTTttgttcaagagagggaatatagagggTATATACCACAGGATGCTCCATGGTTTTActctcaagggcagggagagaacatgagcaagtgggataggccacctacTCCGGCTCCAAGGGCACGGGTACAGGAGTTGTGGGGAGAAACACTTGAAAGAAGCAATTCTGCTTGGAAAAATGCCGCTCCAGTTTCCACTGAGCAGCTCTCTAGACAGGATAgaagggttgatttcaattctgatcCCCTCAAGGGACTTATAGCTTTTTCCCACAAAAAGTAA